The Clupea harengus chromosome 26, Ch_v2.0.2, whole genome shotgun sequence genome has a segment encoding these proteins:
- the LOC116219881 gene encoding inactive rhomboid protein 1-like has product MRGYFHEEATLCSQVDCLDDVCGLLPFLNPAVPDQFYRLWLSLFLHAGLLHCLVSVVFQMTILRDLEKLAGWVRISIIYILSGITGNLASALFLPYRAEV; this is encoded by the exons ATGCGCGGATACTTCCATGAAGAGGCCACACTGTGCTCACAG GTGGACTGCTTGGATGATGTGTGTGGCCTGCTGCCCTTCTTGAATCCAGCTGTCCCAGACCAGTTCTACAGGCTGtggctctccctcttccttcatGCTGG gctgcTGCACTGCCTGGTGTCGGTGGTGTTCCAGATGACCATCCTGCGGGACCTGGAGAAGCTGGCGGGCTGGGTGCGCATCTCCATCATCTACATCCTCAGCGGCATCACCGGCAACCTGGCCAGCGCCCTCTTCCTGCCCTACAGAGCTGAGGTATGA